The following are encoded in a window of Methanococcoides sp. LMO-2 genomic DNA:
- a CDS encoding nucleoside deaminase, protein MDKFMEAAIDEARSGSSDGGIPIGSVLVRDDTIIGKGHNLRVQEDDPMAHAEISCLRDAGRIGNYRGSILYSTLMPCYLCAGAVVQFGIKKVIVGESRTFPGAKEFMESHGVEVVDLDLDECVAMMEDFIRSNPELWNEDIGE, encoded by the coding sequence ATGGACAAATTCATGGAAGCAGCAATAGACGAAGCAAGATCCGGAAGCAGTGATGGTGGAATTCCCATCGGCTCAGTTCTCGTAAGGGATGATACTATCATTGGCAAGGGCCATAATTTACGTGTACAGGAGGACGATCCCATGGCACACGCTGAGATATCATGCCTCAGGGATGCAGGACGGATCGGGAATTACCGGGGCTCGATTCTCTATTCCACTTTGATGCCATGCTATCTTTGTGCTGGCGCGGTTGTACAATTTGGGATCAAAAAGGTCATTGTTGGCGAGTCAAGGACCTTCCCGGGTGCAAAGGAATTCATGGAATCCCACGGTGTTGAAGTGGTAGACCTTGATCTCGATGAATGTGTGGCTATGATGGAAGATTTCATCAGAAGCAATCCGGAACTCTGGAACGAAGATATTGGGGAATAA
- a CDS encoding DUF7343 domain-containing protein — MKSRIRTTLTAGIFIISSIVVINVLLVNNPVVIQIEGDAFKIIDIPYKYTVNEAYMLLFSAFLCGFSLALVLLDIGVFQTEPQEKETMKERSMEDTALKDRTLENFQEPEKRDISGIILKALTGDEKKTVEIILNNEGRILQNELVNSLDFSKAKVSRILINLEKRGIVRKSKYGLTNCISLADDIRGETK; from the coding sequence ATGAAGTCCAGAATCAGAACAACATTGACAGCAGGGATCTTCATAATATCAAGTATAGTTGTGATCAACGTACTTCTGGTAAACAATCCTGTTGTCATACAAATTGAAGGCGATGCTTTCAAGATAATTGATATTCCCTACAAATATACGGTTAATGAAGCATACATGCTACTGTTCTCTGCCTTCCTCTGTGGATTTAGTCTTGCCCTAGTACTCCTTGATATTGGTGTATTTCAAACCGAACCGCAGGAGAAGGAAACCATGAAGGAAAGGTCAATGGAGGATACAGCATTGAAGGACAGAACATTGGAGAACTTTCAAGAACCAGAGAAAAGGGACATCTCAGGCATCATATTGAAAGCCCTTACCGGCGATGAAAAGAAGACCGTTGAAATTATCCTGAATAACGAAGGCCGTATCCTTCAGAATGAACTTGTGAACTCTCTTGATTTTTCAAAGGCCAAAGTATCAAGGATCCTAATCAATCTTGAAAAGCGTGGAATTGTCAGGAAAAGTAAGTATGGACTTACCAATTGCATCTCACTTGCTGATGATATAAGGGGTGAAACGAAATGA
- a CDS encoding HEAT repeat domain-containing protein translates to MRRSSGYSFDHVLNCKKIIHLCLLVIVVTGFTLGCVDTDKAQHKNLTFEDIKSENESIRQDAIGNLGIIGDDESTDILIGILLDKNESDDIRISSVKALEETGDGRAIEPLISVLEENNPALLIEVSETLVQFGDPATEMLIHSFADNSKPEFRANMMYVLCMIADEDIDYFIEKLNSEDATTRGNTALFLAELGDERSLDALIVALEDNTRYVRRHAARGLGNIGNKKAVPSLIQAMSNTSESREVRSNAAIALGQIGDDEAVEPLIQALEDDDWLLPRSAATALGEISDTKAVPDLTAALKRDEDLTVLNAAMALEKLDGSGVDKLIDLLKDDDKHVQKNAAYALAGIGGEKAIGPLIDLLEDANEHEDARAAAASSLGTIGDKDAVLPLIRVLEDETEPTAVRKSTISALRRIGDERATKPIIEGLKDDDPQIREAAAFALGEMGDESALDALILSMEDENWRVRISAIKALQNFDEDKTLLPISDLLDDDYWAVRKTAAQTLSTIGSQQAIPPLIEAIGVEKEKDVKTAMVRSLGDIDDGSSIDLFIQLLQDKSEFQSVREAAVIALGKTGNGQALAPLIQVMLDETEAFELRLEAANSLGRIGSHDAIDPLSRIYQNPGEHYDLRTAAQEAIANIGSVP, encoded by the coding sequence ATGAGAAGATCATCAGGATATTCATTCGATCATGTATTGAACTGCAAAAAAATAATACACCTTTGTCTGCTGGTCATTGTGGTAACCGGATTTACTCTCGGTTGTGTTGATACGGACAAGGCCCAGCACAAAAATCTTACCTTTGAGGACATTAAAAGTGAGAACGAATCGATCCGTCAGGATGCTATCGGGAATCTGGGAATCATTGGTGATGATGAATCCACGGATATTCTGATAGGAATATTACTGGACAAGAACGAATCTGACGACATTCGTATCAGTTCAGTGAAAGCTCTTGAAGAAACAGGAGATGGAAGGGCGATAGAGCCTCTTATTTCAGTTCTGGAAGAGAATAATCCTGCACTGTTGATAGAAGTATCAGAAACACTTGTACAATTTGGTGATCCTGCAACAGAAATGCTCATTCACTCATTCGCTGATAACAGTAAACCAGAATTCCGGGCAAACATGATGTATGTACTTTGCATGATCGCAGACGAGGACATTGATTATTTCATTGAGAAACTGAATAGTGAGGATGCAACCACTCGAGGAAATACTGCACTCTTTCTTGCCGAGCTGGGAGACGAAAGATCATTGGATGCCCTTATCGTTGCCCTTGAGGACAATACCCGGTATGTCAGGAGACATGCGGCCAGAGGTCTCGGGAACATTGGAAACAAGAAGGCTGTACCTTCCCTTATCCAGGCCATGAGTAATACTAGCGAATCACGGGAAGTTCGCAGTAATGCTGCAATTGCTCTTGGTCAGATCGGAGACGATGAGGCAGTGGAGCCCCTTATACAGGCATTAGAGGATGATGATTGGCTACTCCCAAGAAGTGCGGCAACCGCTCTTGGAGAGATCAGTGATACTAAAGCTGTACCCGATCTTACTGCCGCACTAAAAAGAGATGAAGATCTCACTGTACTCAATGCCGCTATGGCTCTTGAAAAGCTGGATGGAAGCGGAGTAGACAAATTAATTGACCTATTGAAAGATGATGACAAACATGTCCAGAAAAATGCAGCATATGCTCTGGCCGGAATCGGTGGTGAAAAAGCAATAGGTCCATTAATAGATCTGCTGGAAGATGCTAACGAGCATGAAGATGCAAGGGCAGCTGCAGCAAGTTCATTGGGAACAATAGGTGATAAGGATGCTGTCCTGCCACTTATCCGGGTACTCGAGGATGAAACTGAACCCACCGCTGTCAGGAAATCAACAATAAGTGCATTAAGACGGATCGGAGACGAAAGAGCAACGAAACCGATAATTGAGGGTCTGAAAGATGATGACCCGCAGATCCGGGAAGCTGCAGCATTCGCTCTCGGAGAGATGGGGGATGAGAGTGCACTGGATGCACTTATCCTGTCAATGGAAGATGAGAACTGGAGGGTGAGGATATCCGCAATAAAAGCTCTTCAGAACTTTGATGAAGACAAGACCTTACTTCCAATTAGCGATCTGCTGGACGATGATTATTGGGCCGTCAGAAAGACAGCAGCCCAAACACTTAGCACAATTGGAAGTCAGCAGGCAATACCTCCACTCATTGAAGCGATTGGTGTAGAAAAGGAGAAAGATGTAAAGACTGCCATGGTGAGGAGCCTTGGGGACATTGACGATGGTTCATCAATAGATCTGTTCATCCAGCTATTGCAGGACAAGTCTGAATTCCAGAGTGTCCGGGAAGCTGCAGTCATAGCTCTTGGAAAAACCGGGAATGGACAGGCGTTAGCTCCGTTAATTCAGGTAATGCTGGACGAAACGGAAGCATTCGAGCTTAGGTTAGAAGCTGCAAATTCGCTAGGTAGGATCGGAAGTCATGATGCAATCGACCCACTTTCCCGGATATATCAGAACCCGGGAGAGCATTATGACTTAAGAACTGCTGCGCAAGAAGCCATTGCGAATATAGGAAGTGTTCCATAA
- a CDS encoding bifunctional N(6)-L-threonylcarbamoyladenine synthase/serine/threonine protein kinase: MTTVLGIEGTAWNLSAAIVDEDDVIAEVTETYRPATGGIHPREAAQHHAMYASDVIERLLNEFREKGHHPQDIDAIAFSQGPGLGACLRTVATSARALAMSLDVPMVGVNHCIAHIEIGRWKTPATDPVVLYVSGGNSQVLAHRAGKYRIFGETLDIGIGNALDKFARSAGLSHPGGPKVEAYAKEATGYVKMPYVVKGMDFSFSGLSTAAKDALSNNSLEDVCYSFQENAFAMLVEVTERALAHTGKSEVLLAGGVGANMRLREMLDVMCDDRGARFYVPERRFMGDNGAMIAYTGLLMFKSGTTTPIENSHVDPSFRPDTVDVTWIADKHQEVL; this comes from the coding sequence TTGACCACAGTTCTTGGTATAGAAGGCACAGCATGGAACCTGAGTGCAGCTATTGTTGACGAAGATGATGTTATCGCAGAGGTCACTGAGACCTATCGTCCGGCTACTGGTGGTATTCATCCCAGAGAAGCTGCCCAGCACCATGCAATGTATGCCTCTGATGTTATTGAAAGGCTCCTGAATGAGTTTCGGGAAAAAGGTCATCATCCTCAGGATATCGATGCCATCGCTTTCTCTCAGGGCCCGGGTCTTGGTGCCTGTCTGAGGACCGTTGCCACATCTGCAAGGGCACTTGCAATGTCTCTTGATGTCCCTATGGTGGGCGTGAACCACTGTATTGCCCACATCGAGATCGGCAGGTGGAAGACGCCGGCAACTGATCCGGTGGTACTGTATGTAAGTGGTGGCAATTCCCAGGTCCTTGCTCACAGGGCCGGTAAGTATCGAATATTCGGGGAGACCCTTGATATCGGCATAGGTAACGCTCTTGACAAGTTCGCAAGGAGTGCAGGCTTAAGCCATCCCGGTGGACCAAAGGTGGAAGCATATGCAAAGGAAGCCACAGGCTATGTCAAAATGCCTTATGTCGTCAAAGGGATGGATTTCTCCTTTTCCGGACTTTCAACGGCTGCCAAGGATGCGTTAAGCAACAACTCCCTTGAGGATGTATGTTATTCTTTCCAGGAAAATGCCTTTGCAATGCTTGTGGAGGTCACTGAGCGTGCACTTGCACATACCGGCAAGAGTGAGGTGTTGCTTGCAGGTGGTGTGGGTGCGAACATGAGGCTCAGGGAGATGCTTGATGTGATGTGTGATGACCGTGGAGCACGTTTCTATGTTCCTGAAAGAAGGTTCATGGGTGACAATGGTGCAATGATCGCATATACGGGCCTGTTGATGTTCAAGTCAGGAACCACCACTCCGATTGAAAACTCACATGTGGATCCGAGCTTCAGGCCGGATACTGTGGATGTAACCTGGATTGCAGATAAGCATCAGGAGGTTCTTTGA
- a CDS encoding DNA topoisomerase VI subunit B → MAAPIAEELAKKQQAISVAEFFEKNRQILGFDSAPRSLITTVKEAVDNSLDACEEAEILPDILLHIERVGKDNVSVIIEDNGPGIIKEQIPKVFAKLLYGSRFHALKQSRGQQGIGISASVLYAQLTAGHPTKIISKIGSGSPAHHYELMINTSTNDPEILLDEVIDWDRPHGTRVEMEMEASYVKGRRQSIYEYLKATAIVNPHARITLIEPDGNEVIFERATDKLPVPAKEILPHPHGIELGTLMKMLRYTERQKLAPFLRYSFSKIGLLTAEEICKAAGLDPEMPPSEISRDMSKKLLDAFKKVKIMSPPTDCLSPIGEELIYKGLEKEFNVDFIATTTRSASVFSGNPFVVEVGIAYGGDLQKDDRVDIMRFANRVPLLYQQGGCVTTHAVEGIKWKQYGLNQPGGGMPTGPVVILIHVASTNVPFTSESKDAIAEIPEIRDEVELAVKEVSRKLNRYLKRQGTLKKRREKEVIITKVLPKMAQKLAETLERDVPDINPVVAKVMGNLLVMRRVELDGNGGANVSVTVKNHGSKLADFKLHDMLPYEIRDVVPEPKIISMGSDYDYVWNLKLSPDASKAVTYKLETVTESDISRLPQLIVEGMEEELVTGAKAIKGVI, encoded by the coding sequence ATGGCAGCCCCAATTGCAGAAGAACTTGCAAAAAAGCAACAGGCGATAAGCGTTGCGGAATTCTTTGAGAAGAACAGGCAGATCCTTGGTTTTGATTCGGCACCACGCAGTCTTATCACTACCGTAAAGGAAGCAGTGGACAATTCCCTTGATGCATGTGAGGAAGCAGAGATCCTACCGGATATCCTGCTTCATATTGAGCGTGTGGGAAAGGACAATGTCTCGGTGATAATTGAGGATAATGGTCCCGGTATCATAAAGGAGCAGATCCCCAAGGTATTTGCAAAGCTGCTTTACGGTTCACGTTTCCATGCACTGAAGCAGAGTCGTGGACAGCAGGGTATCGGAATATCAGCTTCTGTCCTTTACGCCCAGCTCACAGCAGGCCACCCCACAAAGATCATCTCCAAGATCGGCAGTGGTTCCCCTGCTCACCACTATGAGCTCATGATCAATACCAGTACCAATGACCCGGAGATCCTTCTTGATGAGGTCATTGACTGGGACCGTCCTCACGGCACACGCGTGGAGATGGAGATGGAAGCTTCCTATGTAAAGGGTCGCAGGCAGTCCATCTATGAGTACCTGAAGGCGACTGCCATCGTCAATCCTCATGCAAGGATCACACTTATCGAGCCGGATGGTAATGAGGTCATATTTGAAAGGGCAACAGACAAGCTCCCTGTTCCTGCAAAGGAGATCCTGCCACATCCTCACGGCATTGAGCTCGGTACGCTCATGAAGATGCTTCGCTATACAGAGCGCCAGAAGCTTGCACCGTTCTTACGTTATTCTTTCTCCAAGATTGGCCTGCTCACAGCCGAAGAGATCTGCAAGGCAGCAGGACTCGACCCTGAGATGCCTCCGTCGGAGATCTCAAGGGATATGTCAAAGAAATTGCTTGATGCCTTCAAGAAGGTAAAGATCATGTCTCCTCCAACCGATTGTCTCTCTCCTATCGGTGAAGAACTGATCTATAAGGGGCTTGAGAAGGAGTTCAATGTTGATTTCATTGCGACCACCACAAGGTCGGCTTCCGTTTTCTCAGGAAATCCTTTCGTTGTGGAAGTAGGTATTGCATACGGCGGTGACCTCCAGAAGGACGACCGTGTGGATATAATGAGATTTGCCAACCGTGTTCCGCTGCTCTACCAGCAGGGTGGCTGCGTTACAACTCATGCGGTAGAGGGCATCAAGTGGAAACAGTACGGACTGAACCAGCCGGGAGGTGGCATGCCCACCGGTCCTGTGGTGATCCTTATCCATGTTGCGTCCACCAATGTTCCTTTCACTTCCGAGTCCAAGGATGCCATTGCTGAGATCCCTGAGATCAGGGACGAGGTTGAACTGGCCGTCAAGGAAGTATCGAGGAAACTGAATCGTTATTTGAAACGTCAGGGTACCCTGAAGAAGAGGCGTGAGAAAGAGGTCATAATCACCAAAGTGCTGCCAAAGATGGCACAAAAACTTGCTGAGACCCTTGAGCGAGATGTTCCCGACATCAACCCTGTGGTTGCAAAGGTAATGGGTAACCTTCTTGTCATGCGCAGGGTCGAGCTTGACGGAAATGGTGGTGCCAATGTATCTGTGACCGTGAAGAACCATGGAAGCAAACTTGCCGATTTCAAACTTCATGACATGCTCCCGTATGAGATCAGGGATGTTGTACCTGAGCCAAAGATCATCTCAATGGGCAGCGATTATGATTATGTCTGGAACCTCAAGCTTTCTCCTGATGCTTCCAAAGCGGTGACCTACAAACTGGAGACAGTCACTGAGTCTGACATATCCAGACTTCCGCAACTGATCGTGGAGGGTATGGAGGAAGAACTTGTGACCGGTGCAAAGGCTATCAAAGGGGTGATCTGA
- a CDS encoding DNA topoisomerase IV subunit A: MADDVESRYSQQKKQHDLLAKNRLLGLTESLYDQFVDEVVPNVSISSRTKNNIEYSEDSDVWVYGDRETQRTAKTVKGAFQLLKTVHSVDFLVKNHLAQDRGSTLRELYYISENWDIAKFREQAESNRLIEDLEIITALQREYFHMRPEEDGATMFGPIRIREETKRGARVIHCQEDIGESGYQIPFNVENIEFLDHDAKFIIAIETGGMYARLIENGFDEKYNAILVHLKGQPARSTRRLIKRMNEELGIPVVVFTDGDPWSYRIFASVAYGAIKSAHLSEFMATPAAKFIGVQPSDIVEYELSTDKLTDKDIDALRSEMTDPRFASDYWKEQISLQLNIKKKAEQQAFAGKGLDFVTDTYLPNRLSEMDII, from the coding sequence ATGGCAGACGATGTAGAATCAAGATATTCACAACAGAAAAAACAGCATGATCTGCTGGCAAAGAACCGCCTGCTCGGTCTGACCGAGAGTCTTTACGACCAGTTCGTGGACGAGGTCGTCCCGAATGTCAGCATTTCAAGCCGTACCAAGAACAACATCGAGTACAGTGAAGATAGTGATGTCTGGGTATATGGCGACCGTGAGACCCAGAGGACCGCCAAGACCGTCAAGGGTGCTTTCCAGTTGCTCAAGACCGTACATTCTGTGGATTTCCTGGTAAAGAACCACCTTGCACAGGACCGTGGTTCGACCTTGAGGGAGTTGTACTATATCTCAGAGAACTGGGATATCGCCAAGTTCCGCGAGCAGGCCGAGAGTAACAGGCTGATCGAAGACCTTGAGATCATAACAGCGCTCCAGAGGGAATATTTCCACATGCGTCCGGAAGAGGACGGAGCTACCATGTTCGGTCCGATCAGGATACGCGAGGAAACAAAACGTGGTGCACGTGTCATACACTGCCAGGAGGATATCGGTGAGAGCGGTTATCAGATTCCGTTCAACGTTGAGAACATCGAGTTCCTTGATCATGATGCCAAGTTCATCATTGCGATAGAGACTGGTGGTATGTATGCGAGACTTATCGAAAATGGCTTTGATGAAAAGTACAATGCCATTCTTGTACACCTGAAAGGTCAGCCTGCCAGGTCAACACGTCGTCTTATCAAGAGGATGAACGAAGAGCTCGGTATACCAGTAGTGGTCTTTACTGATGGTGATCCATGGTCCTACAGGATCTTCGCATCTGTTGCTTACGGTGCTATCAAGAGTGCTCACCTTTCTGAGTTCATGGCAACACCTGCGGCAAAGTTCATTGGGGTGCAGCCATCCGATATCGTGGAATATGAACTTTCCACCGACAAGCTCACCGACAAGGATATCGATGCATTGAGAAGTGAGATGACTGACCCGAGGTTTGCAAGCGACTACTGGAAAGAACAAATAAGCCTGCAGCTTAACATTAAGAAAAAGGCCGAACAACAAGCTTTTGCAGGAAAGGGTCTGGATTTCGTGACGGATACGTATCTTCCGAACAGGCTGAGTGAGATGGATATTATCTGA